The proteins below come from a single Plantactinospora sp. KBS50 genomic window:
- a CDS encoding cytochrome P450, with protein sequence MNAPPGYDPFDYALHEDPYPTYAWMREHAPLYRNEERDFWALSRHADVLWALRNPALFSNRNGISLEPDLWGPDAVKTSSFLAMDPPQHGAMRRLGGSVFKPNWVASMEPRVRELARERLAPLRDGAPFDFAADFAAALPNDVMCEVVGIPAADRDRIRADNDLLNSSEPGTDERGDATVDAGRRLAWYYVTLIAQRRKRPGDDLLSTLLQARVDGRPLTDPQLVAYLFLLVSATNESTGKLIGNALYHGWLRPEVQRAGLNGRAADWGRESLRFDSPSQMMARTLTEETVIHGTPVPAGARIALLPASANRDHRVFPDPDDFDLDRDTSRELSFGHGPHFCLGAPLARLEITVALEEIATLVAGYEVDPAGIRRIHSPHQRGFAALPCVVTLRGRAAG encoded by the coding sequence GTGAACGCACCACCCGGCTACGACCCGTTCGACTACGCGCTGCACGAGGACCCCTATCCGACGTACGCGTGGATGCGGGAGCACGCCCCGCTCTACCGCAACGAGGAGCGCGACTTCTGGGCGCTGTCCCGGCACGCCGACGTGCTGTGGGCGCTGCGCAACCCGGCGCTGTTCTCCAACCGCAACGGCATCTCCCTGGAACCCGACCTGTGGGGGCCGGACGCGGTCAAGACCAGCTCGTTCCTGGCGATGGACCCGCCGCAGCACGGGGCGATGCGCCGCCTGGGCGGCAGCGTCTTCAAGCCCAACTGGGTCGCCTCCATGGAGCCGCGGGTGCGGGAGCTGGCCCGGGAGCGGCTGGCACCGCTGCGCGACGGCGCGCCCTTCGACTTCGCCGCCGACTTCGCCGCCGCGCTGCCCAACGACGTGATGTGCGAGGTGGTCGGTATCCCGGCCGCCGACCGCGACCGGATCCGCGCCGACAACGACCTGCTCAACTCCTCCGAGCCCGGCACCGACGAGCGGGGCGACGCGACGGTGGACGCCGGCCGGCGCCTCGCGTGGTACTACGTCACGCTGATCGCCCAGCGCCGCAAGCGGCCCGGCGACGACCTGCTGTCCACGCTGCTCCAGGCGCGGGTCGACGGCCGGCCGCTGACCGACCCGCAGTTGGTGGCGTACCTGTTCCTGCTGGTCAGCGCGACAAACGAATCCACCGGCAAGCTGATCGGCAACGCCCTCTACCACGGCTGGCTCCGGCCCGAGGTGCAGCGGGCCGGGCTGAACGGGCGGGCCGCGGACTGGGGCCGGGAGTCGCTGCGCTTCGACTCGCCGAGCCAGATGATGGCGCGCACCCTGACCGAGGAGACCGTCATCCACGGCACACCGGTGCCGGCGGGCGCCCGGATCGCGCTGCTGCCCGCCTCGGCCAACCGGGACCACCGGGTCTTCCCCGACCCGGACGACTTCGACCTGGACCGGGACACCAGCCGGGAACTCAGCTTCGGCCACGGGCCGCACTTCTGCCTCGGCGCCCCGCTCGCCCGGCTGGAGATCACTGTCGCGCTGGAGGAGATCGCCACGCTGGTCGCCGGGTACGAGGTGGACCCTGCCGGGATCCGCCGGATCCACTCGCCGCACCAGCGCGGCTTCGCGGCCCTGCCGTGCGTGGTCACCCTGCGCGGACGGGCGGCGGGCTGA
- a CDS encoding MbtH family protein: MMNPFDDPDGTFLVLVNDEEQHSLWPQALDVPAGWRAVHGPDSRQPCLDYIEQNWTDLRPLSARREPTPAT; the protein is encoded by the coding sequence GTGATGAATCCTTTTGACGATCCGGACGGCACCTTCCTGGTGCTGGTCAACGACGAGGAGCAGCACTCGCTCTGGCCGCAGGCCCTCGACGTACCGGCGGGCTGGCGGGCCGTGCACGGCCCGGACTCCCGGCAGCCCTGCCTGGACTACATCGAGCAGAACTGGACCGACCTGCGCCCGCTCAGCGCCCGCCGGGAACCCACGCCCGCCACCTGA
- a CDS encoding cytochrome P450 produces the protein MRLIPSDPPDLAADLADPALYVHGDPHAVWRHLRHSKPVCWQPPVDARPGYWAVTRHADVDRVLRDAASFTSTRGTFLNVLGKDDPASGRQLAVTDPPRHTGIRSPLQHTLSIRATAGQVDMIRELVRAALLPAIEGGSADLAAVLSGLPVAVLGTMMGLPESDWPQVTKLAAMAVAPDEWSLPRGPAVTLQRAHRGLFAYFQDQARARQGNPGTDLMSALLNMRSNGDPDPGAVVANCYSLTVGAATWPHAPTVALVELATGGRYRELADRPDLLDGLVDEALRWASPANHFVRHTTRAVELGGVELPAGAPVVVWLGSANRDELVFPDPYTFDPTRQPNRHLAFGSGPHHCLGSALARRMIRVVFEEIFAAAADLTLAEPPRNIASNFVAGYRSAPVTLRLRRDARVRESSR, from the coding sequence GTGCGGCTGATCCCGTCCGACCCGCCCGACCTCGCCGCCGACCTGGCCGACCCGGCGCTGTACGTGCACGGCGACCCGCACGCGGTGTGGCGCCACCTGCGGCACAGCAAGCCGGTGTGCTGGCAGCCGCCGGTGGACGCGCGACCGGGCTACTGGGCGGTCACCCGGCACGCCGACGTGGACCGGGTGCTGCGCGACGCCGCCTCGTTCACCTCCACCCGCGGCACGTTCCTCAACGTGCTCGGCAAGGACGACCCGGCCAGCGGCCGGCAGTTGGCCGTCACCGATCCGCCGCGGCACACCGGCATCCGCAGCCCGTTGCAGCACACCCTGTCGATCCGGGCCACCGCCGGCCAGGTGGACATGATCCGGGAGCTGGTCCGCGCGGCGCTGCTGCCGGCGATCGAGGGCGGCTCCGCCGACCTCGCGGCCGTGCTGTCCGGGCTGCCGGTGGCCGTCCTGGGCACCATGATGGGGCTGCCGGAATCGGACTGGCCGCAGGTGACCAAGCTGGCCGCGATGGCGGTCGCACCCGACGAGTGGTCGCTGCCCCGCGGCCCGGCGGTGACCCTGCAACGCGCCCACCGCGGCCTGTTCGCCTACTTCCAGGACCAGGCCCGCGCCCGGCAGGGCAACCCGGGCACCGACCTGATGAGCGCGCTGCTGAACATGCGCTCGAACGGCGACCCGGACCCGGGGGCGGTGGTGGCCAACTGCTACAGCCTGACCGTCGGGGCGGCCACCTGGCCGCACGCGCCGACCGTGGCGCTGGTCGAGCTGGCCACCGGTGGCCGCTACCGGGAGCTGGCGGACCGGCCGGACCTGCTCGACGGGCTGGTCGACGAGGCGCTGCGCTGGGCCTCGCCGGCCAACCACTTCGTGCGGCACACCACCCGGGCGGTCGAGCTGGGCGGCGTCGAGCTGCCGGCCGGCGCTCCCGTCGTGGTGTGGCTCGGCTCGGCCAACCGGGACGAGCTGGTCTTCCCCGACCCGTACACGTTCGACCCGACCCGGCAGCCGAACCGGCACCTGGCGTTCGGCAGCGGCCCGCACCACTGCCTCGGCTCGGCGCTGGCCCGCCGGATGATCCGGGTCGTCTTCGAGGAGATCTTCGCCGCCGCGGCCGACCTGACGCTCGCCGAGCCGCCGCGCAACATCGCCTCGAACTTCGTGGCCGGTTACCGGTCGGCGCCGGTGACGCTGCGGCTGCGTCGCGACGCCCGCGTGCGGGAGAGCAGTCGATGA
- a CDS encoding cytochrome P450, translating into MQSPNGTAGAVARCPVGAADRGLAAPQLYGSLDFRPEWARLRERDTLEWTTVGDTGFWSAVRYCDVDQVLRDSQTFTSERGTLLAVLGVEDPAGGKQIAATDPPRHTVMRNRLQKALGIRAIEQQQDMITRLVREVLAPLADGGVFDFGAAMLSLPVAIAGEAMGLPRADWPRLGRLLTTSIAPEDPDYLTPRGVKPTLDRAHRELFAYLQDVCAQRRDNLGDDLISVLITTEVDGRVMTPGEVISNCYSLLLGATVTTAHPPTYALTEHIADGVLDRWADDLSVTPSAVEEVLRLGSPASHFMRYATTDTQVRGTTIRAGEAVVCWLGSANRDGAVFADPDTFDPRRRPNRHLAFGTGPHFCVGHVVARVTLRILFDELLGGFRDFRPAGPPVRLVSNVISGYKHVPITATPVAGRAGSRSS; encoded by the coding sequence ATGCAGAGCCCGAACGGTACGGCGGGCGCCGTGGCGCGCTGCCCGGTCGGTGCCGCCGACCGTGGCCTGGCCGCCCCGCAGCTCTACGGGAGCCTCGACTTCCGGCCGGAATGGGCGCGCCTGCGCGAGCGGGACACGCTGGAGTGGACGACGGTGGGCGACACCGGCTTCTGGTCGGCCGTCCGCTACTGCGACGTCGACCAGGTGCTGCGCGACTCGCAGACGTTCACCTCCGAACGCGGAACGCTGCTGGCCGTCCTCGGCGTCGAGGACCCGGCCGGCGGCAAGCAGATCGCCGCCACCGACCCGCCCCGGCACACGGTGATGCGCAACCGGCTGCAGAAGGCGCTCGGCATCAGGGCGATCGAACAGCAGCAGGACATGATCACCCGGCTGGTCCGGGAGGTCCTCGCCCCGCTCGCCGACGGCGGGGTGTTCGACTTCGGCGCGGCGATGCTGTCCCTGCCGGTGGCCATCGCGGGCGAGGCGATGGGGCTGCCCCGGGCCGACTGGCCGCGGCTGGGCCGCCTGCTGACCACCTCGATCGCGCCCGAGGACCCGGACTACCTGACCCCGCGCGGCGTGAAACCCACCCTGGACCGCGCCCACCGCGAGCTGTTCGCCTACCTGCAGGACGTCTGCGCGCAGCGCCGCGACAACCTGGGCGACGACCTGATCAGCGTGCTGATCACCACCGAGGTCGACGGGCGGGTGATGACCCCGGGCGAGGTGATCTCGAACTGCTACAGCCTGCTGCTGGGCGCGACGGTGACCACCGCGCACCCGCCGACGTACGCGCTGACCGAGCACATCGCCGACGGCGTGCTGGACCGCTGGGCCGATGACCTGAGCGTCACGCCGAGCGCGGTGGAGGAGGTGCTGCGGCTGGGCTCGCCGGCCAGCCACTTCATGCGGTACGCGACGACGGACACGCAGGTGCGCGGCACGACGATCCGGGCCGGCGAGGCGGTGGTGTGCTGGCTCGGTTCGGCCAACCGGGACGGCGCGGTCTTCGCCGACCCCGACACGTTCGACCCTCGGCGCCGGCCCAACCGGCATCTGGCGTTCGGCACCGGCCCGCACTTCTGCGTGGGGCACGTGGTGGCCCGGGTGACCCTGCGGATCCTCTTCGACGAGCTGCTGGGCGGGTTCCGCGACTTCCGGCCCGCCGGCCCGCCGGTCCGGCTGGTCTCGAACGTCATCTCCGGCTACAAGCACGTTCCCATCACCGCCACGCCGGTTGCCGGCCGGGCCGGAAGCCGGTCGTCGTGA
- a CDS encoding ferredoxin, with protein MSAAEQGVRVIVDKERCVGSSTCLVVGEGNFVLDEHDRAEPTAPVTADVAAVEQAEQLCPTGAIRVVPATAQSAG; from the coding sequence ATGAGCGCGGCCGAGCAGGGCGTACGGGTGATCGTCGACAAGGAACGGTGCGTCGGATCGTCGACCTGCCTGGTGGTGGGCGAGGGCAACTTCGTCCTGGACGAGCACGACCGGGCCGAACCCACCGCGCCGGTCACCGCGGACGTCGCCGCGGTCGAACAGGCCGAGCAGCTCTGCCCGACCGGCGCCATCCGGGTGGTGCCGGCCACCGCGCAGAGCGCCGGGTGA
- a CDS encoding phosphopantetheine-binding protein, with protein MTETSARVIPRDERELSSDYRAPSTSTEHTLIEMWRRHLHVEPIGVDDDFFELGGHSLLAADLLVATEREVGVHVPASTLFLQPTIAELAEAVDRLRDGGAGTCG; from the coding sequence GTGACCGAGACCTCGGCCCGGGTGATCCCGCGGGACGAACGGGAGCTGTCCAGCGACTACCGCGCCCCCAGCACGAGCACCGAACACACGCTCATCGAGATGTGGCGGCGGCACCTGCACGTGGAGCCGATCGGCGTCGACGACGACTTCTTCGAACTCGGCGGCCACTCGCTGCTCGCGGCCGACCTGCTGGTGGCCACCGAGCGCGAGGTCGGGGTGCACGTACCGGCCTCCACGCTGTTCCTCCAGCCGACGATCGCCGAGTTGGCCGAGGCGGTCGACCGGCTCCGGGACGGGGGTGCCGGCACGTGCGGCTGA
- a CDS encoding non-ribosomal peptide synthetase, whose protein sequence is MGEGTIQQLVSRQSRTRPDAPAIEADGTTLRYGDLEARAGRLADVLRERGVGLETRVAVALPRGADMVVAFLGVLKAGGAYVPLDPNYPEERRALIIEDADVKLVLTDRAGTAGLAGHAVEVVALDELEGLADAELRPPPAAPVATTNAAYVVYTSGSTGIPKGVIVDHASVLGLINDEPRIAVEPGQTVVHLASAAFDASVYEIWGALCRGGRVVVLDAKVSIAELGAQLRRWQPDWLFLTTGLFHLLAQHDLAALNSVGRLLTGGDVLSGKHIQAAARTSCRVFAAYGPTETTVYASLHRIAPPEPDAPDLASVPIGTALAGMSLHVLGPDLAPLPAGEVGEIYVGGLGVARGYHRRAGLTAERFLPDPFSPVPGRRMYRTGDLGCLTPDGAVDFRGRIDRQVKVRGFRIELGEIENTLLNHPDIGAAAVVAVAGAGAEKRLAAYVVPAPQQVLTVTALRDWLGEKLPAYMVPATFAVLDALPLDPNGKPDRRQLPDPFLARAELTFLPPYEPASTETEQLLAEAWADVLELDMVGVDDDFFLLGGDSLRSVSMLERLRRFGIGLDAGQFFAHPTIRELAAAVDGELVQSRVS, encoded by the coding sequence GTGGGCGAGGGAACGATCCAGCAGCTCGTCTCGCGGCAGAGCCGCACCCGGCCCGACGCACCGGCGATCGAGGCCGACGGGACGACGCTGCGCTACGGCGACCTTGAGGCCCGCGCCGGACGGCTCGCGGACGTGCTCCGCGAGCGCGGCGTCGGCCTGGAGACCCGGGTCGCGGTGGCACTCCCCCGCGGCGCCGACATGGTGGTCGCCTTCCTCGGCGTGCTCAAGGCCGGCGGGGCGTACGTGCCGCTGGACCCGAACTACCCCGAGGAACGGCGCGCGCTCATCATCGAGGACGCCGACGTGAAGCTCGTGCTCACCGACCGGGCCGGGACCGCCGGCCTGGCCGGGCACGCGGTGGAGGTCGTCGCCCTCGACGAGCTGGAGGGGCTGGCCGACGCCGAGCTGCGGCCGCCGCCCGCCGCGCCGGTCGCGACCACCAACGCCGCGTACGTCGTCTACACCTCCGGATCGACCGGCATCCCCAAGGGGGTGATCGTGGATCACGCCAGCGTGCTCGGCCTGATCAACGACGAACCCCGGATCGCCGTCGAACCGGGGCAGACGGTGGTGCACCTGGCGTCCGCGGCCTTCGACGCCTCGGTCTACGAGATCTGGGGGGCGCTCTGCCGCGGCGGCCGGGTGGTGGTGCTGGACGCGAAGGTCAGCATCGCCGAACTCGGCGCGCAGCTGCGCCGCTGGCAGCCGGACTGGCTGTTCCTCACCACCGGGCTGTTCCACCTGCTCGCCCAGCACGACCTGGCCGCGCTGAACTCCGTCGGCCGCCTGCTGACCGGCGGCGACGTGCTGTCCGGCAAGCACATCCAGGCGGCGGCCCGGACCAGCTGCCGGGTCTTCGCGGCCTACGGCCCCACCGAGACCACGGTCTACGCCTCGCTGCACCGGATCGCGCCGCCCGAGCCGGACGCCCCGGACCTGGCCTCCGTCCCGATCGGCACCGCGCTTGCCGGCATGTCCCTGCACGTCCTGGGCCCGGACCTGGCTCCGTTGCCGGCCGGCGAGGTGGGCGAGATCTACGTGGGCGGGCTCGGGGTGGCCCGCGGCTACCACCGGCGGGCCGGGCTCACCGCCGAGCGCTTCCTGCCGGACCCGTTCAGCCCGGTCCCGGGCCGGCGGATGTACCGGACCGGCGACCTGGGCTGCCTGACCCCGGACGGGGCCGTGGACTTCCGCGGCCGCATCGACCGGCAGGTGAAGGTCCGCGGCTTCCGCATCGAGCTGGGCGAGATCGAGAACACCCTGCTCAACCACCCCGACATCGGGGCCGCGGCGGTGGTCGCGGTCGCCGGCGCCGGCGCGGAGAAGCGGCTGGCCGCGTACGTCGTACCGGCGCCGCAGCAGGTCTTGACCGTCACCGCGCTGCGCGACTGGCTCGGCGAGAAGCTGCCCGCGTACATGGTGCCGGCCACCTTCGCGGTGCTGGACGCGCTGCCGCTGGACCCGAACGGCAAGCCCGACCGCCGCCAGCTGCCGGACCCGTTCCTGGCCCGCGCCGAGCTGACCTTCCTGCCGCCGTACGAGCCGGCCAGCACCGAGACCGAGCAGTTGCTGGCGGAGGCGTGGGCGGACGTGCTGGAGCTGGACATGGTCGGCGTCGACGACGACTTCTTCCTGCTCGGTGGGGATTCGCTGCGCAGCGTCTCGATGCTGGAGCGGCTGCGCCGCTTCGGTATCGGGCTGGACGCCGGCCAGTTCTTCGCGCATCCCACCATCCGTGAGCTGGCCGCGGCGGTGGACGGCGAGCTGGTCCAGAGCCGGGTCAGCTGA
- a CDS encoding cytochrome P450, giving the protein MRTLGHAVVQRRSPAIRDRVVELLRPCESGEVDFGHLMRRLPMVLAGEFMGIPERYWDDIALWAGACVAPDDPAYALGNSTAQTLRLAHHHIFACFRELVRYRRANPGEDLISVLIGITDSMSGRGKPLDDWRILLNCYSFILGANTTTPNVASHTLLALIQRPELWPLLDDEQARAGLVEEGIRWTSPTHHLVRRATADARFGDVTIRAGDWVAAWVASANRDEAVFDDPFTFDIRRSPNRHLGFGGGPHYCIGAPMSRLVLGMLFEELTRRYAAFELTGPLVHLHSNWINGLVSMPVKAIAR; this is encoded by the coding sequence ATGCGGACCCTCGGGCACGCGGTGGTGCAGCGCCGGTCGCCGGCGATCCGCGACCGGGTGGTCGAGCTGCTGCGGCCGTGCGAGTCCGGCGAGGTCGACTTCGGGCACCTGATGCGCCGGCTGCCCATGGTGCTGGCCGGCGAGTTCATGGGCATCCCGGAGCGGTACTGGGACGACATCGCGCTGTGGGCCGGGGCGTGTGTGGCCCCGGACGACCCCGCGTACGCGCTGGGCAACTCGACCGCGCAGACGCTGCGGCTGGCCCACCACCACATCTTCGCCTGCTTCCGCGAGCTGGTCCGGTACCGCCGCGCGAACCCCGGCGAGGACCTCATCTCGGTGCTGATCGGCATCACCGACTCGATGTCCGGGCGGGGCAAGCCGCTGGACGACTGGCGCATCCTGCTCAACTGCTACAGCTTCATCCTCGGCGCGAACACCACCACGCCCAACGTGGCCAGCCACACGCTGCTCGCGCTCATCCAGCGGCCCGAGCTGTGGCCGCTGCTGGACGACGAGCAGGCCCGCGCCGGCCTCGTCGAGGAGGGCATCCGGTGGACCTCGCCCACCCACCACCTGGTCCGCCGGGCCACCGCCGACGCACGGTTCGGCGACGTCACGATCCGGGCCGGTGACTGGGTGGCGGCCTGGGTCGCCTCGGCCAACCGCGACGAGGCGGTCTTCGACGACCCGTTCACCTTCGACATCCGCCGCAGCCCCAACCGGCATCTCGGCTTCGGCGGCGGGCCGCACTACTGCATCGGGGCGCCCATGTCCCGGCTGGTGCTGGGGATGCTGTTCGAGGAGCTGACCCGCCGGTACGCGGCCTTCGAACTGACCGGACCCCTGGTCCACCTCCACTCGAACTGGATCAACGGGCTCGTGTCGATGCCCGTCAAGGCGATCGCCCGATAG
- a CDS encoding cytochrome P450, with amino-acid sequence MRMEGPAGDEHAEPLDTIDLYDPTRYATGAQHRAWHRLRREAPIWPHRTGEGIPFWSVTRYREVAAVLMDDKSFSSAYGTILAVAAGDSAGGRTINLMDQPRHADVRLPTMRLMSTHTSRQRGPQVREHVRRLVAESFDAGGVVDVASLMLHLPMAAVGETIGLPVEYWAELPRWAMAGVAPEDPHYADGTPTATLTKAHHRLIAVFSELIRQRRAQPGDDVISVLLGLDYGGRPMDEREVLLNCYSFAMGAVTTTAQVASHLLLALAERPEIWRTLRAEPDLVPSVVEESLRWASPTNHLLRRTVKPVEIAGTRLEPGELVAAWVASANRDESVFPRPYEFDPRRSPNPHLAFGVGAHRCIGAPPAQVVIGLLLEEMLARLDSFEVAGPVTHLRSNFINGITSLPMDFQPVTARRAAVIA; translated from the coding sequence ATGCGGATGGAGGGCCCCGCCGGCGACGAGCATGCGGAACCGCTGGACACCATCGACCTGTACGACCCGACCCGGTACGCCACCGGCGCGCAGCACCGCGCCTGGCACCGGCTGCGGCGGGAGGCGCCGATCTGGCCGCACCGCACCGGGGAGGGGATCCCGTTCTGGTCGGTGACCCGCTACCGCGAGGTGGCCGCCGTGCTGATGGACGACAAGAGCTTCAGCTCGGCGTACGGCACGATCCTGGCCGTGGCGGCCGGGGACAGCGCCGGCGGCCGGACGATCAACCTGATGGACCAGCCGCGGCACGCGGACGTGCGGCTGCCCACCATGCGGCTGATGTCCACGCACACCTCCCGGCAACGCGGGCCGCAGGTCCGCGAGCACGTCCGACGGCTGGTCGCGGAGAGCTTCGACGCCGGTGGCGTGGTCGACGTGGCCTCGCTCATGCTGCACCTGCCGATGGCCGCGGTCGGCGAGACGATCGGGCTGCCCGTCGAGTACTGGGCCGAGCTGCCCCGGTGGGCCATGGCCGGGGTCGCTCCGGAGGACCCGCACTACGCCGACGGCACGCCCACGGCGACCCTCACGAAGGCGCACCACCGGCTCATCGCCGTCTTCTCCGAACTGATCCGGCAGCGCCGGGCGCAGCCCGGCGACGACGTGATCTCGGTGCTGCTCGGGCTCGACTACGGCGGCCGGCCGATGGACGAACGCGAGGTGCTGCTCAACTGCTACAGCTTCGCGATGGGTGCGGTCACCACGACCGCGCAGGTCGCCTCCCACCTGCTGCTGGCGCTGGCCGAGCGGCCGGAGATCTGGCGGACGCTGCGCGCCGAGCCGGATCTGGTGCCGAGCGTGGTGGAGGAGAGCCTGCGCTGGGCCTCGCCCACCAACCACCTGCTGCGCCGTACCGTCAAGCCGGTCGAGATCGCCGGCACCCGCCTCGAACCGGGTGAACTCGTCGCCGCCTGGGTGGCCTCGGCCAACCGGGACGAGAGCGTCTTCCCGCGGCCGTACGAGTTCGACCCGCGCCGCTCCCCCAACCCGCACCTGGCCTTCGGGGTGGGCGCGCACCGCTGCATCGGGGCGCCACCCGCCCAGGTGGTGATCGGCCTGCTGCTGGAGGAGATGCTCGCCCGGCTGGACTCCTTCGAGGTCGCCGGCCCGGTGACGCACCTGCGCTCGAACTTCATCAACGGCATCACCAGCCTGCCGATGGACTTCCAGCCGGTGACGGCGCGGCGGGCGGCGGTGATCGCGTGA
- a CDS encoding thioesterase II family protein, with the protein MSAGDASSHRRWFVPPPAPEHRLLFLFPYAGVGASSYRPWPRMVDDVQVCALQPPGRENRTREEPHRSHAAFAADLADALTPYLDRPYYFAGHCGAVPFALDTIDELNRRGLRLPERLIASSWGAPQRGLYGRLNFVDLETVDLVAEVSALFARAGAAMRPDMAELLARVLRTDLEVQRGYRFDPDRRIPLPVTVVAWTDDAVVPPDLVTPGWSECAEQVTHELLIGEHLDFLRCPDVLREALRRWLSAAPASADDPDDLHIRVGGD; encoded by the coding sequence ATGAGTGCAGGCGACGCATCATCCCACCGACGCTGGTTCGTGCCGCCGCCCGCACCCGAGCACCGGTTGCTGTTCCTGTTCCCGTACGCGGGCGTCGGTGCCTCCTCCTACCGGCCCTGGCCGAGGATGGTGGACGATGTCCAGGTCTGCGCGTTGCAGCCGCCGGGCCGGGAGAACCGGACCCGCGAGGAGCCGCACCGCAGCCACGCCGCGTTCGCGGCCGACCTGGCCGACGCGTTGACGCCGTACCTGGACCGGCCCTACTACTTCGCCGGCCACTGCGGCGCGGTGCCGTTCGCGCTCGACACCATCGACGAGCTGAACCGGCGCGGACTGCGGCTGCCCGAGCGGCTGATCGCCTCCTCCTGGGGCGCGCCGCAGCGCGGCCTGTACGGGCGGCTCAACTTCGTCGACCTGGAAACCGTCGACCTGGTCGCCGAGGTGTCGGCGCTGTTCGCCCGGGCCGGCGCCGCGATGCGGCCCGACATGGCCGAACTGCTGGCCCGGGTGCTGCGCACCGACCTGGAGGTGCAGCGCGGCTACCGGTTCGACCCGGACCGGCGGATCCCGCTGCCCGTGACGGTGGTCGCCTGGACCGACGACGCCGTCGTCCCGCCCGACCTGGTGACACCGGGCTGGAGCGAATGCGCCGAGCAGGTCACCCACGAGCTGCTCATCGGCGAACACCTCGATTTCCTGCGCTGTCCCGACGTGCTGCGCGAGGCGCTGCGGCGCTGGCTCTCCGCCGCGCCGGCGAGCGCCGACGACCCCGACGACCTGCATATCCGAGTAGGTGGTGATTGA
- a CDS encoding cytochrome P450: MDPVYDPFDFAVQEDPHPVYAWMREHAPLYRNEKRDFWALSRHADVSAALRDPGRFSSRNGISLEPELWGPDAKKTNFFLAMDPPEHAAYRSLVSSAFTPRRVAALEPRIRELARARLAPLRDRESFDFADDFAADLPNDMLCEILGLPRADWDRIRRDVDDLVLRDDGSERRGEVSVAAALRLAAYLLDVVATLRRRPGDDLTSGLTQAEVDGTRLTDRQVVGFLFIMLGGGNESTGKTIGNAWYQGHLDRDVQRAGLDGRAEDWASETLRYDSASQMVARMLTRETVLHGVTVPAGARVALLPASANRDRRVFPDPDRFDLDRDTGRLISFGLGPHHCLGAALARLEMRVALEEVGALVAEYDVDEAASRRCHSPHQHGFLALPCTVRWRRRAAPVPPTDHDH; the protein is encoded by the coding sequence ATGGACCCGGTGTACGACCCGTTCGACTTCGCGGTGCAGGAGGACCCGCATCCGGTGTACGCGTGGATGCGGGAGCACGCCCCGCTCTACCGCAACGAGAAGCGCGACTTCTGGGCGCTGTCCCGGCACGCCGACGTGTCGGCGGCGCTGCGCGACCCGGGCCGGTTCTCCAGCCGCAACGGCATCTCGCTGGAGCCCGAGCTGTGGGGGCCGGACGCGAAGAAGACGAACTTCTTCCTCGCCATGGATCCGCCCGAACACGCCGCCTACCGCAGCCTCGTCTCCTCGGCCTTCACGCCCCGCCGGGTGGCCGCCCTGGAACCGCGGATCCGGGAGCTGGCCCGCGCCCGGCTGGCGCCGCTGCGCGACCGGGAGTCCTTCGACTTCGCCGACGACTTCGCCGCCGACCTGCCCAACGACATGCTCTGCGAGATCCTCGGCCTGCCGCGGGCCGACTGGGACCGGATCCGCCGCGACGTCGACGACCTCGTCCTGCGCGACGACGGCTCGGAGCGCCGCGGCGAGGTCTCGGTCGCCGCCGCGCTGCGGCTCGCGGCGTACCTGCTGGACGTCGTCGCCACCCTGCGCCGCCGGCCGGGCGACGACCTGACCTCCGGCCTGACCCAGGCCGAGGTGGACGGCACCCGGCTGACCGACCGGCAGGTCGTCGGCTTCCTGTTCATCATGCTGGGCGGGGGCAACGAGTCGACCGGCAAGACCATCGGCAACGCCTGGTACCAGGGGCATCTCGACCGCGACGTGCAGCGGGCCGGCCTGGACGGGCGGGCCGAGGACTGGGCGAGCGAGACGCTGCGGTACGACTCGGCCAGCCAGATGGTCGCGCGCATGCTGACCCGGGAGACGGTGCTGCACGGCGTGACCGTCCCGGCGGGCGCCCGGGTGGCGCTGCTGCCCGCCTCGGCCAACCGCGACCGCCGGGTCTTCCCCGACCCGGACCGCTTCGACCTGGACCGGGACACCGGCCGGCTGATCAGCTTCGGCCTCGGGCCGCATCACTGCCTGGGCGCCGCGCTGGCCCGGCTGGAGATGCGGGTCGCGCTGGAGGAGGTCGGCGCGCTGGTGGCCGAGTACGACGTGGACGAGGCCGCGAGCCGGCGCTGCCACTCCCCGCACCAGCACGGTTTCCTGGCCCTGCCGTGCACCGTGCGGTGGCGTCGCCGGGCCGCACCGGTGCCACCGACCGACCATGACCACTGA